A window of Nicotiana tabacum cultivar K326 chromosome 24, ASM71507v2, whole genome shotgun sequence contains these coding sequences:
- the LOC107773105 gene encoding uncharacterized protein LOC107773105 produces MAIQRLLPLFFLLISSLTFLAQSRSDTNHVYSPCADAKVQKSDGFSFGIAFSSRTSFFLNSSVQLSPCDKRLSLSSANSQIAVFRPKVDEISLLTINTTNFFPDSYGGYMVAFAGRKYAARSLPAFVANNTFTVTSFTLVLEFKKGRLENLYWKRDGCSSCSGNSNFVCLNDQDCAIRTNNCKNRGGNVDCSLGIQLTFSGTDKHESVFNSWFEVKNLRQYSLYGLYSNLRSSLTDQYNKFF; encoded by the exons ATGGCGATTCAGAGGCTTTTACCACTATTCTTTCTACTAATCTCATCCCTGACCTTTTTAGCACAATCGCGCAGTGACACGAACCACGTGTACTCACCCTGCGCTGATGCAAAGGTGCAGAAATCAGATGGGTTTAGTTTTGGAATTGCATTTAGTTCAAGAACATCATTTTTCCTCAACAGTTCAGTTCAGTTGTCTCCTTGCGATAAAAGGCTCTCTCTTTCATCAGCAAATTCTCAGATTGCTGTGTTCAGACCTAAAGTGGATGAGATCTCTCTCCTTACTATCAACACTACCAACTTTTTCCCT GATTCTTATGGAGGCTACATGGTTGCATTTGCTGGTCGGAAATATGCTGCTAGGTCTTTGCCTGCTTTTGTTGCTAATAATACATTCACTGTAACAAGCTTTACTCTG GTACTTGAATTCAAAAAGGGTAGGCTGGAAAACTTGTATTGGAAGAGAGATGGCTGCTCGTCTTGCTCAGGCAACTCTAACTTTGTGTGCCTCAACGATCAGGATTGTGCTATCAGGACTAACAACTGCAAGAATAGAGGTGGTAATGTTGATTGTAGCCTGGGGATACAACTTACATTTTCTGGCACTGATAAGCATGAATCTGTTTTCAATTCATGGTTTGAAGTGAAGAATCTTCGCCAGTACTctctttatggcctatattccaATCTCAGGAGTTCTCTCACAGATCAATACAACAAATTCTTCTGA